A stretch of DNA from Paramisgurnus dabryanus chromosome 19, PD_genome_1.1, whole genome shotgun sequence:
TTATTTCAAAACGCATATAATAACCCGCACAGAACAAACCTGAAGTCGTCTTaagctgcgtccgaaaacttaggcagctgacttgttgcctcgctgccacatgaggcaatgactttgGAGGCATaaaggcagctcagagaaacaCATTCGGACAGACTTCAAAGGCAGCGTAATGAAAttctgtttaaaaatataaacagagaacgcctttgtgataactaatttaattcaattcaattttatttatatagcgcttttcacatttgttaattgtttcaaagcagctttacatgaatagATGTAGGGGAAAACAAGAATAATCgatagataatataagaaggAGAATACAGCGGCTAAGAATAAACAGTACAAGCGagtgtagtaataatgtaacgtatacagtaaagtgctaagttatgCCAgtgttggctgactctcccggggatgaaaaaaccccctaggaggagaaaaacccttgagagagataaatatatatttatatatataaacacaataGGGATAGGAAAcaggtaagcggattaaactggttccgcCGGTGGTGGTTTgtcaggcatcggctgggcatcacgttgaaggacagccagtagatcagtggtgtgatgatcTTCAAggcagcaggaactgggtctgtttgtctcaatgtcctcggggtcgaagacgagacagggagagagaaacagaatcctattaccgtaggggccgttcacatgtaatgcaagtgtcatacagtattgtggtttaaaatcagctcggttccagacaggctaactattgcggcataagtatattacccagatgagatatgtgaatgctttgttctggacccacactataaaaaaaatctttgctgccttaatttttttgttgaatcaactcagatttacaatgttaacttactattatttatcttgacaagagataagttgctacaacttaaactccaaaaatgacttttttaagttataacaactcatctgtagttataacatctcatctctagtcaagataaataatagaaagttgaaatgacttgtaaatctgagttgattcaacaaaaaaatttaaggcaacaaaatgttttacagtgcaTATTTGAAAACTTGAATACAACTTtttcgctagaaatgcaattaaaaggtgtaaaaagttaaaatataactttatttaaactaaatttgtgctccagccacTTCCTTGGCCcccatttaaattttttgaacttgaaggtacactgtaaaaaatacacagaatttttgtcaaatttttgtaaataacttttaaaaaattgttaaacaatttcaacttgaattCATAAGTTATGTCAAGtttttaagccaaaacttaaaatagtaggttaaattgacttgcaaaaccaagttgttttaatttcatgctggctgcatttttttttacagtaaaaacaatacagtttattatgcAAGGTCTTGATACACTActgttattatatataatataaaaattctgtccAGAGATCTTTCTTAAAGTTACACTAATAGATAATGtaataaacttatatttttatatcaaatCAACTCAAGATTTTAAGTCAACCaggtaattttcttttttaagttaaaccaaaGTAAAGTCAATCATATACATGCATACGGTAAATACTCTTAAGTGATGTTTGTTTCCTCCAGAGCTTTATGTATTCCAGGACATTGATGAATGTGAGTATGGCTCAGAAGATTTGTCTGACATGATCTACAGAGTGAAGCTGGTCTTCAATCAGAGGCTTTTATGCACTTATGACTCAAGACTGGGGAAGTATGTTGGTTACGATGAGTATGGGATCATAAATGCTGAGCATTTCAACAATCAGAGCTGGAAGATGACAGAGCGGAAAGCCGAACTGGATTCACTGTGCAGAGCTCATGCCAGATATTACATCAACAGCACAAGAAGAAAGGGTCGGGAATTTTGTTTTCAAATTTCTCTTTATCAAGTAAGATAGGATCTTTAAGAACATTTGTGATCCGATCTGTGAAATTCAGGTTAAAGTCTCAGAATCTAATGCTGAGATTAGGAgtatcaaagtttaattttagtcattgatttcaatctaaCTCAGTCAAtatattaaggttatattttcccagcatgctctttataggatgattttatgtagaaaacagtaaatcacaaaaaaatacttaagctgggttttcacagactgggtcatatATATAGTATACACTTCTTTTATTAAAGAGGAACTAAAATGAAAGCAGGAATACATTCAGCTTAAATTGTCTATTAAATCAGTTAAATGCTTAAAGGTGTAAATATAAGCCTTATTCTGAGCATATACATGTAACATGGCCATTGGTTGTAATTCGTGGGtataattaatacaaaatagcaTAAATGTAGTATTCAAGTAATTGTTTTTGTAACAGTGCCACCTGATGTTACCGTACGGTCCAATGAGAAGGCTCGCTATGGTCAGCTGACCACACTGGAATGCCATGTGTACAATTTCTATCCCAGGTCCATTAATGTCACATGGCTAATAGACGGATCAAAGGTCAATGAAGATGTGACCTCTACAGAGTTCATGGATAATGGGGACTGGAGTTACCAAATCCATTCATACCTGGAGTTGGTGCTTCAAAGAGGGGTAAGAGTGAGCTGTCAGGTGCAACACAGCAGTCTAAAGGAACCTCTCGTTGTGAACTGGGGTAAGTTTAGGGGCAAAGTGAGATATTaatcattgattttacattgttttcaatGACCTTACgcagttaatattaaagatattattttataaaggttatattttcacagaatgttctttacatgtgtgtaggatgattttatgtagaaaacagaaaattataataaaattacTTTAGTTTGGTTTTCACAAGCGTGCCTCATTTTGAAAGaacatataggggtggtttcctggacatggctaatcccagactaaaatgcatgtttgagttgcgttcatttaaaaacatctcaCAGTGACatctcatgaaaatctgaatttttcatgtttaagtgctattattgggtccaTTGTGCTTTTATTAACCTAGAAGATGTGAAAaataacaacccagtaacttagttttagtttaaaccattctctgcaaacatgtgaaaataGTTTTTGACTTGACAATAGGTTTTTGACTTGACAAAGACCTTTTTGGTCGAAACGTtgtcttttaaataataaatattgagAGCCATAGTAGCAGTGTGCCGTTCTTTGTTTTTTCGTGATTTAGTGTTTTTGTGAGCGAGCACCtgtctcaaaatatttttggatgtgCACACATTCTACTCCTTATTTTAACATGtgaaaataggtcattaaaatttggctccccttgtgatgtcagaaggggattataccgccccttaatctgcgctatccaaccacagcactgcttACACCTATAAAGAGGCAATTTAACATgtcataataaattatctagatgatattttgagctagaacttcacacatatacactctggggacaccaaagaattattttacatcttaaaaagtttTGTGAATTGAAATGTCCCCATTAACAGAaatcagtgtcattgttttatcacaagatgcacaccagtattgtttttttgaaGGTATGTTTGTATAAACTATTTAAATGTCCTTATATAAATAAGGCCTGGATtattctaaaccctgtccgggaaactgccacATAGATGTGAAGCCATTCATGGATTCATTTTGATGTTATGAGCATTGCCATCTAATGATTCCTGGAAATGACGATGTGAACATTGTTACAATCATCTGATCTATGGGACCATAATGACCATGACACAAACCAAATTATTTTCCCATTCTCAGACTCCACATCTCTAGACAGCAGAATCATAAAGTTAACTGTGGGCTGCACTTTGTTCATCGTTGGTCTTATTGTGACTTTTTCTTCTGTATATTACTACTACAAAAGAAAACACAGAGGTACACATCTGCCAATACTGATCCTGAAGTAATGCGAAAATTGTGATAAACTTAATAATTGTTATTTTGCTTTCTTTCTCCCCCCAGGTTTTACATCTCTTCCTCTCCAATAAGAGCAGCTTTATatctaaattattatttttatatatattttttataatctttAAGGATTAAGCCagcttttaaaattaaaagttaataaaagttttaaaatcaTAGGTTTGCTGTCGATGATTACCTTTAACTGTGGTGTAATATATTATCTAACAAAGTTGCAATTTTAAgcgaaaaaaagaaaaggaaatATATATATGACAAGGTAGAAGTCCAGACCTTCACAAAGAAAACAGAGATAAAATTACCTATACAAAATATTGTTAGATTTGttaaatgtataactatttCTTAAATAACTAATTTATATTCAGGTTTTAAGTTAATGGTGTTATATGATAGCAAGTGGGGTAAAAAAGCTGTAGGCAGAAAAGAGAACACTCACCTGCATTTACCAAAAGCCACAGAAGTGTAAAGTGCTCTCATTTCTCCAGACACACAGTGAAGGGTTTGAGTTTCAGAGCACAGGTGCAATGCAGAGCTTATTTACTCAATGATAGTGATAAGAGAAAGTATACAAACCCCTGACCTAAACAGCATCAACACAAAAGAGCACTTTATGTTTCCTAAGAACTGATCTCTACTCAGAACATCCAACTGTAAAGACAATTttagataattttttatatgaacataaCATCATTTTATATGAACCCAAGTAATTAAACTTGAATGtactaaaaatactttaattccaGCAAGTAGCCCACATTTGTGATATATTGTTATTTCTGTGTAAATAAAGTGTAAACACTTAAAAGTTTAACacattaaatataataataaataataaaaatatgtatttctaCTTATATCGTACTTCAGTGCACTTGAAAAAGATATTAAATACTTGatttttagtgtttttttagtGATTTTTAAAATACATGGCAGTTAAATATAGCCCTACAATTACACTTTACTCTTAGGTTTCGTAAACGTGATAATGGTACATTTgctaaataaagtgttttttgcactttttgagagagagagagagagagagagagagagagagagagagagagagagagagagagagagagagagagagagagagagagagagagagagagagagagagagagagagagagagagagagagagagagagagagagagagagagagagagagagagagagagagagagagagagagagagagagagagagagagagagagagagagagagagagagagagcgagcgagcgagagagcgagagcaGATGGTATTTTGAATGTTGCAGGTGGTTTTTATTATGTATCTCACTTCTTCCCTCTTGTGGTCAATTACAGTACTGCCATTACTGAATTACAATACAACAGCGTGCTTTAAATGATCACTGAATATTTCTAGCCTAATAAGCAAGTAGCATAACCACTACAAAAGCCAAATGAGACTTACAAAAAATTACTGCCTGAATCAATACTTAAACACACTGCATTTAGTAATTAAAAATGATTATTACAACTTACCTTCTCgttttttgtgctttatggaCATGTACACCTTTGCTCATAGGTTATCAAATGTGGAGTATTCTAACAATGTTAGTGTCATTGAGAAAATATGTATGTTATTTTCTGTATGCTAATTAACCGTCTGCTGTTGCCAATACGGGCGGATCTTATGACGACATAAGTACTTCAAGAAAACTCCTATTTACATGACAAACAGGTGCATTTATAACGTGATAATTTGCGAACTACTGCTTTTAAGGCCAACTTGAACTGCTTTATACTGCCCCCTATCGATCAAATATATTCACATTCAAAGTCATCTGAACAAATGAAAAAGAAGAGAGAGATTGAAAAAAACAAGAACAGAAAAACACTTAAAAACAAGTAGTAATCTCATCATATCTCTTAAAAAACTTGTTATTAATTACTCTTAgtgatttaaataaatgttctaCTTCACATAAGAAATCtataatattcaaataaaaCTGTTTAGCATTCCCCTCACTCTTTgccataatttttttctttggcATGTATAAAATGAT
This window harbors:
- the LOC135776243 gene encoding HLA class II histocompatibility antigen, DP beta 1 chain-like isoform X1; translation: MFLSFIIHIQCFQTALLGLHMRHQMWTSVSLRPAHRLVLVVFAFSSILSEELYVFQDIDECEYGSEDLSDMIYRVKLVFNQRLLCTYDSRLGKYVGYDEYGIINAEHFNNQSWKMTERKAELDSLCRAHARYYINSTRRKVPPDVTVRSNEKARYGQLTTLECHVYNFYPRSINVTWLIDGSKVNEDVTSTEFMDNGDWSYQIHSYLELVLQRGVRVSCQVQHSSLKEPLVVNWDSTSLDSRIIKLTVGCTLFIVGLIVTFSSVYYYYKRKHRGTHLPILILK
- the LOC135776243 gene encoding HLA class II histocompatibility antigen, DP beta 1 chain-like isoform X2; translation: MFLSFIIHIQCFQTALLGLHMRHQMWTSVSLRPAHRLVLVVFAFSSILSEELYVFQDIDECEYGSEDLSDMIYRVKLVFNQRLLCTYDSRLGKYVGYDEYGIINAEHFNNQSWKMTERKAELDSLCRAHARYYINSTRRKVPPDVTVRSNEKARYGQLTTLECHVYNFYPRSINVTWLIDGSKVNEDVTSTEFMDNGDWSYQIHSYLELVLQRGVRVSCQVQHSSLKEPLVVNWDSTSLDSRIIKLTVGCTLFIVGLIVTFSSVYYYYKRKHRGFTSLPLQ